A DNA window from Arachis duranensis cultivar V14167 chromosome 3, aradu.V14167.gnm2.J7QH, whole genome shotgun sequence contains the following coding sequences:
- the LOC107480001 gene encoding recQ-mediated genome instability protein 1, translated as MTIRRLVLDDDDEVEQLQTPQPSVTSTPQPSNSSNFPSVPLLISDDDDDAAFVDVPDYLSPPPPPQPSASSCPVGDSLRRLGLGLKREWVDACLGELEGSVRGFAGFDVTAKAKLCFEQFLFSDMNSCGSGVLPPNVHSMHLVNLSGPFVLQVDEILNMSCPLRGRYQQAPPGLKRCLKLSMTDGIQRVFAMEYRPILSLDVCASSGLKVAISNVHVRRGLLMLVPETIEILGGLVEQLDAARKRLVDELNKPPRGKRTKNGVLPPLATRATLAAWPASTVDDTGRSSSVFQSTDSVQINNEGAGLTMSGTGNCVTTEDTNLMGVRNAASNSIPSTVANADTMNVDMHADTNPASFVNSTATQFSSAVARAQEMHIDTAAIAGENSVGNQSSHLSTNDATAHKDTVHITRTSYVPPKSSPIVQNVETDKDRVIEDTENDHPRGSSSTVPNNHDVHMVDDDYHAIEVTDNDLWRGSSSTSVNNNNVHMVDDSDHPRMLSADQEVPFTYLASLSAKWVTMKEKVPSVHGKIKVKVNLSTISLNNDFYPCLCICWFLIDHHVVQNGIGYSPEEVTAALSSSDNKIVQNIKNVMHKFQAFLINFEGIMHVELNRKSSLPVAVEMSQGCPQSDAWLLLRRLKSLYPPQTQTHCPSNPIELSP; from the exons ATGACAATACGTCGCCTTGTTCTCGACGACGACGACGAAGTTGAACAACTTCAAACTCCGCAACCCTCCGTCACATCCACGCCCCAACCTTCAAACTCCTCTAACTTTCCATCTGTGCCTCTTCTAATCTCCGACGACGACGATGATGCCGCCTTCGTCGACGTCCCCGATTACCTCTCGCCGCCGCCTCCTCCGCAACCTAGTGCTTCAAGCTGCCCCGTGGGCGACTCTCTTCGTCGGCTGGGACTGGGGCTGAAGAGAGAGTGGGTGGATGCATGCCTTGGCGAACTTGAGGGCTCCGTGAGGGGATTTGCGGGGTTCGATGTTACTGCGAAGGCCAAGCTCTGTTTCGAGCAATTTCTCTTTTCGGATATGAACTCGTGTGGGAGCGGCGTGCTGCCTCCCAATGTGCATTCGATGCATCTCGTTAATCTCTCCGGCCCTTTTGTGTTGCAG GTTGATGAAATCCTTAATATGAGTTGTCCTCTTCGAGGGAGATATCAACAAGCCCCACCCGGATTAAAGAGATGCCTGAAGTTATCAATGACGGATGGCATTCAGAGAGTCTTTGCGATGGAATATAGGCCCATTCTATCTCTTGATGTTTGTGCATCTTCTGGTTTAAAG GTTGCTATCTCTAATGTACATGTGCGACGTGGGCTTTTGATGCTTGTCCCTGAGACAATTGAAATTTTGGGGGGACTAGTTGAGCAGCTGGATGCAGCTCGAAAGCGGCTAGTTGATGAATTGAACAAGCCACCCAGGGGGAAAAG AACTAAAAATGGAGTCCTTCCTCCTTTAGCAACTAGAGCAACTCTTGCAGCATGGCCAGCGAGTACAGTTGATGATACTGGGCGCAGCAGCTCTGTGTTTCAAAGTACTGATTCTGTCCAGATTAACAACGAAG GTGCTGGCCTGACCATGTCTGGCACTGGAAACTGTGTAACTACAGAAGATACCAATCTCATGGGTGTACGAAATGCTGCTTCCAATTCAATACCCAGCACGGTTGCAAATGCTGACACCATGAATGTGGATATGCATGCTGATACCAACCCTGCAAGCTTTGTGAATTCCACAGCCACTCAATTCTCTTCAGCAGTTGCAAGGGCTCAGGAGATGCATATAGATACTGCAGCTATAGCAGGAGAAAATTCGGTCGGCAACCAATCTTCTCATTTGTCTACAAATGATGCAACGGCACATAAAGATACTGTTCATATAACAAGAACAAGTTATGTGCCCCCGAAGAGCTCTCCTATTGTGCAAAATGTCGAGACAGATAAGGATAGAGTTATTGAAGATACAGAAAATGATCATCCTAGAGGATCTTCCTCCACTGTTCCTAACAATCATGATGTCCATATGGTTGATGACGATTACCACGCCATTGAAGTTACAGATAATGATCTTTGGAGAGGATCTTCCTCCACTTCTGTAAACAATAACAATGTCCATATGGTTGATGACAGTGACCACCCACGTATGCTGTCTGCAGACCAAGAAGTTCCTTTCACATACTTAGCTAGTTTGTCAGCCAAGTGGGTTACAATGAAGGAGAAAGTTCCTTCAGTTCATGGTAAAATTAAGGTAAAAGTTAATCTATCCACTATTTCTTTGAACAATGATTTCTATCCTTGTTTATGCATATGCTGGT TTCTTATTGATCATCAT GTTGTACAGAATGGAATTGGCTATTCTCCGGAGGAAGTCACTGCAGCACTTTCTTCTTCTGACAACAAAATAGTGCAGAACATAAAGAACGTAATGCATAAGTTCCAAGCATTTTTAATAAACTTCGAG GGTATAATGCATGTGGAACTAAATAGAAAATCATCGCTTCCAGTTGCCGTAGAGATGAGTCAAGGCTGCCCTCAGTCTGATGCGTGGTTACTTCTGAGACGGCTCAAGTCCCTTTACCCTCCACAAACCCAAACACATTGTCCTTCGAATCCAATTGAATTGTCACCATAG
- the LOC107480008 gene encoding DEK domain-containing chromatin-associated protein 1 produces the protein MATETLDAPKPQRLAPNGDAPTKAEADQHEIQDEEQQHDKEISDDFPEQKNCGQLEENVDREEDAEEDEDEDEDEEGEKKENDVVTPVKSASGGRPTRERKSVERYTVSSPHKFPGYAATKTISIDQGNGTQLKDIPNVAFKLSKRKVDDNLRSLHSILFAKKAKAQTLKRNIGMFSGYVWAENEEKQRAKVKERLDKCVKEKLIDFCDVLNLQINKSSLKKEELSAKLLEFLESPHATTDVLLADKEKKGKKRAKKKTPRKSSGGAVENPSKRQKQSSENGKKRKQSSDSEEDDTAEPSDATISSQEDEEDGENVSVPKSESDCEVQESQSDEEENKSTSEKTVKEDHSTPVKKSSPEKAAKSNDKMPKKSTSASKRQKTDGESRESKQKIANKKETGKSSKSVSKDQGQDNISKKANAEPTKEDMQAVVVDMLKEVDFNTATLSDILKKLGTHFGLDLMHRKAEVKDIITDVINNMSDEENENGDDEDEDNA, from the exons ATGGCTACTGAAACCCTAGATGCTCCCAAACCTCAACGACTGGCTCCCAATGGAGATGCTCCGACCAAAGCAGAAGCTGACCAACACGAAATTCAAGATGAAGAACAGCAACACGACAAGGAAATTTCTGACGACTTTCCCGAGCAGAAAAACTGTGGCCAATTAGAAGAGAATGTGGATCGTGAAGAAGATgcagaagaagatgaagatgaagatgaagatgaagagggtgagaagaaagaaaatgatgTTGTTACACCAGTAAAGAGTGCAAGTGGGGGTAGACCTACCAGAGAAAGGAAATCAGTAGAAAGATACACTGTGTCCTCTCCACACAAGTTCCCTGGTTATGCTGCTACTAAAACTATCTCAATCGACCAG GGCAATGGTACTCAGCTTAAGGACATCCCAAACG TGGCTTTCAAGCTATCAAAAAGAAAAGTCGATGATAACTTGCGTAGCCTTCATAGTATACTGTTTGCGAAGAAAGCAAAG GCACAAACTTTAAAGAGAAACATTGGCATGTTTTCTGGCTATGTGTGGGCAGAAAATGAG GAAAAACAGAGGGCCAAGGTAAAAGAGAGGCTTGACAAATGTGTGAAAGAAAAGTTGATTGACTTCTGTGATGTGCTCAATCTTCAAATAAATAAGTCCTCTTTGAAGAAG GAGGAACTGTCTGCAAAGCTGTTGGAGTTTTTGGAATCCCCTCATGCTACAACTGATGTATTGCTTGCTGATAAAGAAAAG AAAGGTAAAAAGCGTGCCAAAAAGAAAACTCCAAGAAAATCTTCTGGCGGTGCTGTTGAAAACCCTTCGAAG AGGCAAAAGCAAAGTTCAGAAAATGGGAAAAAGCGAAAGCAGTCTTCTGACAGTGAGGAAGATGATACAGCCGAACCTTCAGATGCAACAATCAGTTCTCAGGAAGATGAGGAAGATGGTGAAAATGTTTCAGTCCCAAAAAGTGAAAGTGACTGTGAGGTTCAGGAAAGTCAATCTGATGAAGAGGAAAATAAAAGCACTTCAGAGAAAACTGTGAAGGAGGATCACTCTACACCAGTCAAGAAATCCTCTCCTGAAAAGGCTGCCAAGAGCAATGACAAAATGCCAAAAAAATCAACATCTGCGTCCAAGAGACAGAAAACTGATGGTGAAAGCAGGGAGAGTAAGCAAAAGATtgcaaacaaaaaagaaactgGCAAATCTTCAAAGTCAGTGTCTAAGGATCAAG GACAAGACAACATCAGTAAGAAAGCAAATGCAGAACCTACTAAGGAGGATATGCAAGCAGTGGTTGTTGATATGTTGAAGGAAGTTGATTTCAACACT GCAACTTTATCTGATATCCTCAAGAAACTTG GTACTCATTTTGGATTGGATTTAATGCATAGAAAAGCTGAGGTAAAAGATATAATTACGGATGTAATCAATAACATGTCTGACgaggaaaatgaaaatggagatgatgaagatgaagataatgcatga